The DNA region CATGTGGTCGTTGATAATCAAGGTGACAATAATTTGACTAAAGCACGGCTAGCAGTTCCTGATGCTTATTTGTCACCCGAAAAAAAATTTATTTATCTAGGAGCTTTTAAGACAAAAGAGCAAGTCAAACAACATTTGCAAATGTTAGAGACAAAAGGAATTAAAGCTAGGGTGCAGCAGCCATAACGAGTCAGACGATAAGATACCATGAGGTAAATATCTACTCATAACTTTGCTGCTGACTGGCAAAATATCATTGGAGGGCCGACATGGGACTGATAGACCGTATCGGGCGGGCAATTCGTGCTAACATCAATAGTTTAATTGGGGCTACCGAAGATCCAGAAAAAGTCCTGGAACAAGCTGTAATCGAAATGCAGGACAATTTGGTGCAGTTACGACAAGCAGTAGCAGCAGCGATCGCCAGCCAAAAACGCACCGAACGGCAGGCGGCTCAAGCGCAGTCTGCGGCAGAGGAATGGTATCGTCGCGCCCAAATAGCACTACAACAAGGCAACGAACCTCTAGCACGGGAAGCTCTGACCAAACGTCAAGCTTATCAAAAAACTGCCACAGATCTCTTAAACCAGATTGAAGAACAAAGTAGCGTTGTGGCTAGATTAAAAAAAGATATGCGGGAACTCGAACTCAAAATTACTGAGCTGAGAACCAGAAAAGATATTTATATTGCCCGCGCTCGTTCTGCTGAAGCTTCTGTACGGTTGCGAGAAATGCTGGATGGAGTTTCGGGTACAAGCAGCTTAAGTGCTTTTGAGCGCATGGAAGATAAAGTTTTACAACTCGAAGCCCAAAAAGATGCTATTGCCGTTACGGGTACAGATGAACTAGAGAAAAAATTTGCAGTCTTAGAGTCTAGTGTTGATAATGATTTGGCGCAAATGAAGGCACAACTTCCTAGTAGTAAGGAAAATACCCAATCCTGAAGAATAGAAAAAATTGGGCAATGACCAATTGAAAAGCATATCTTAATCAATAAAGACTAATACAGGGGAGGACTGAACCAGTCTAGAAAGATTAAATTTAAATAAGTAGGCATTAAATAGTAAAAAAGTAGCGCGTAAATCTCAAAAGGAAAAACAAAGTTATGGGATTATTTGATCGCATTAAGAGAGTAGTCAGCGCCAACCTCAACGATATGGTCAGCAAAGCCGAAGACCCTGAAAAGATGTTGGAACAAGCCATTCTGGAAATGCAGGAAGACTTGGTACAACTGCGTCAGGGAGTTGCTCAGGCGATCGCTGCTCAAAAACGTACCGAAAAACAGTACAATGATGCTCAAAATGAAATCAATAAATGGCAACGCAATGCCCAGTTAGCTCTGCAAAAAGGCGACGAAAATTTAGCCAGGCAAGCACTAGAGCGCAAAAAGACTTTTACAGAATCAGGAACTGCCCTCAAAGCTAGCCTAGAGCAGCAATCCGTTCAGGTAGAATCTCTCAAGCGCAACTTAATTCAGCTCGAAAGCAAGATTTCTGAGGCCAAAACCAAAAAAGAAATGCTCAAAGCTCGGATCACAGCCGCCAAAGCCCAAGAACAACTCCAAGGTATGGTACGCGGTATGAATACCAGCAGTGCAATGGCTGCATTCGAGCGCATGGAAGAAAAAGTCATGATCCAAGAAGCTCGTGCTCAATCGTCGGCTGAGTTGGCTGGAGCAGACTTAGAACAGCAATTTGCTCGTTTGGAGGCTAGTAGTGATATCGATGATGAACTGGCAGCTTTAAAAGCTCAGATTTCCCTACCAGGTGCTACGCCCAATCAACAGCAATTACCACCAGAAACCTCTGCGCCAAAATCAAATCAACAATCTGAAGTGGTTGATGCCGAGTTGGATTCCCTACGCAAGCAACTGGATCAAATGTAAAAGTTATAGTTCCTTATTCAAGTTAATCCCACGCCTATTGGTAGTGGGATTTTGTGTCCACAAGTGACCATCATAAAAGTTAATAGTTGATCGTAAAAATCACTATTGACTATTGGTTATGGACGATTGACTACTTTGGGATAGAGTAATTTGTGTGTCAATTTATAACGATAAAACGATATCACCTGATGGAGACTGGAATGAATAAGGGTGTAAAAGCCATAACTGATGCCGAATTTGAAAACGAAGTCATGCAAGCCTCCAGCCCGGTGTTGGTTTACTTTTGGGCTTCCTGGTGCGGGCCTTGTCGATTGATGTCGCCATTGATAAACTTAGCTGCTGATACCTATAGCGATCGCTTGAAAGTGGTGAAAATGGAAGTTGATCCCAACCCAGCCACTGTTAAGCAATACCAGGTAGAGGGAGTGCCGGCTCTACGACTCATTCAAGGGGAACAACTCCTAGCATCAACTGAAGGTGTCATTACCAAAGATAAATTACTCGATTTGTTAGATACTCACTTAAATTAGTCATTAGTCATTAGTCATTGGTCATTAACTAATGACTAATGACGAAGGACAAATCACATATGCTGTTTGCACAACGTTTACAATTTCTCCAATCGAATGTATTTGCCGACATGGATAGAGCCAAGGCAAAAGCTTTGGCTGCGGGACGGCAATTAATAGATTTATCATTAGGATCTTCGGATTTGCCAGCTGAAGCCCACGCAATTGAGGCGATCGCCCAATCTCTCTACGATCCAAGTACCCACGGCTACCTACTGTTTCACGGTACGCAAGCATTTCGCCACGCTGCTGCTTTGTGGTACGAGCAAAGATTTGGCATTCCCATCAATCCAGAAACCGAAGTCATACCACTAATTGGTTCCCAGGAAGGAACAGCTCATTTACCCTTAGCTGTACTCAATCCTGGAGATTTTGCTTTATTACTCGATCCGGGCTATCCTTCCCATGCAGGCGGAGTCTACTTAGCTAGCGGTCAAATTTATCCCATGCCACTACGGGCAGAAAACGGTTTTTTACCAGTATTTGCCGATATTCCCACACCCGTTCTGGCACAGTCACGGATGATGGTATTAAGCTATCCGCACAATCCAACCAGTGCGATCGCACCATTATCTTTCTTCCAAGAAGCCGTTGCATTTTGTCAGCAACACCATCTCGTTTTAGTTCACGATTTCCCCTACGTCGATTTAGTATTTGAGGATACTAAAGAAGATGCGGAGAGTTCTTTAAATACATCCCCGCGTCTCCGTGTCCCCGCGTCCCCGCGTCCTTCTTCTCTGGCTCCCTCTATTCTTCAAGCCGATCCAGAAAAAAGTGTCTCGATTGAATTTTTCACTTTGTCCAAGTCCTATAATATGGGCGGTTTCCGGATTGGTTTTGCTATTGGCAATGCCGAGTTAATTCGGGCTTTGCGGCAAGTAAAAGCAGCAGTTGATTTTAATCAGTATCGTGGGATTTTGAATGGCGCGATCGCTGCTCTGACTGGTAACCAAGATGGAGTGAAAAAAACTGTTGCTACCTTCCGTCAACGTCGGGATGCGTTTGTGAATGCGCTACACAATATTGGTTGGCAAGTCCCCACTCCCAAAGCAACGATGTATGTTTGGGCAAAGTTACCGGAACCTTGGAGTCAAAATTCGATAGGATTTTGTACTCAGCTAGTTGAAAATACGGGAGTAGCAGTTTCGCCTGGTGCAGGCTTTGGTAAATTTGGCGAAGGTTATGTTCGCTTTGCCTTAGTGCATGAACCAGATATTTTGGAAACAGCAGTACGAAGAATTGCGGAGTTTTTGTAGGAAAATTATTCGCAGAGTGAAAATCTAGGGCTATAAGAATAAAGCTTGTAGTGGATTAAGCTTACGCAGGAGTTACTGAAGAATAAAATCGCTCCAGGCGCAAAGAGCACGGAGGAAGAAGATTTAGAGAGGTATTTGGCGTTAGTTCTGTGGTTAAAAAATGAATGCGATCGCGTTTAAAATGCAGCAAAGTAAAATAAACTAAAACTCTGTTACATTCTGCCCTCTGCCCTCTGACTTGAAAGTCACCTCACCCCCTGCCCCTCTCCTTGCTAAGGAGAGGGGTGTCCGACAGGACGGGGTGAGGTTTTTCATGCCTAGCGATGAAACTTGTTTCATTGGGACTGCCTTATCTTAACAATAAATATTCACGGCAACCTACTTAAGACTGCAAAAGCGATCGCAACCCACAGATGCATCATTCCTGTACCATTGAAGCGGAAAGCTTTCTCTCCACAATACTAATGTTGCCTGTACGCCAAACCTTATCAAAGCCTGATATTCAACTTTCTTATTTAGAGTGGAATCAAGGTCAAGAACCTTTATTATTACTGCACGGTTTAGCCGATCATGCCTTGGTGTGGTCTAGTTTGGGAGATTATCTGGCAGCAGAATATCATATAGTTGCGCCCGATATGCGCGGTCATGGGGAAAGCAGTAAACCTGAGCAAGACTATAGCTTTGAGAGTGCGATCGCTGATTTGGAAGCACTGATGGATCGCTTAGGATGGGCAAGCACTCATGTTGTTGCTCACTCATGGTCTGGTAAACTAGCTTGTATCTGGGCAAGGCAATATCCCCAAAGGCTGCGGAGCATGGTTTTAGTCGATCCAATTTTCATCTGGAAAATGCCCGGCTTCCTGAAGGCAACATTTCCGCTTTTGTATCGTGTTTTGCCGTTTCTAAAAGCAATGGGGCCATTTCATAATTATGAAGCAGCACAACAGCAAGCACGCCAGTTAAATCAATATCAAGGATGGAGTTCATTACAGCAGCAAGTCTTCCAAGCTGGTATAGAACAAAAATCTGATGGTAGCTGGGGTAGTAAATTCACCATTGCCGTCCGTGATGGCATCTTTGATGAAGTTATGCGGGTTCCTGGTTTAACAGTTCCTATTCAGATTCCGACTCTCCTCGTACAGCCACAAAAAGGTGTGAACCGTCAAGATTGGCAATTAAAACCTTATAAAACATATTTGAGAAACTTACAATTGTGTCAGGTTCCCGGAAATCATTGGCCGTTTTTGACACAACCTGAGGCATTTAATCAAACAGTGGAAAGTTTTTTGAAAAAAAATAGATAAACACGCAACTTTTACCTTTTAACATCTGTCTAAAGGAGTATTAACGAACCACTCATTTGTAGTTTTCTGGATCGGTTATGAGCTTTCGTCAGAATCCCAACTGTCCTCAACCAAATCATCCAGATCATGATAAAAACTCTTGTCAAAGTAGTGGTTCTCCGTTGGAGTTGACGGAGAATGGAAATGCAGAAAATTTAGCACCATCAAGTAATATAAAATCACCACAACAAATGCCGCGAAAAAAAGTACCGCTATCGGCATTGGTTACTGCGCTTTTAGTCTCGCTGGGGTTAATTAGTGTAGGGGCATTGGCTGCGCGATCGCCTCAATTTACTTCCTATCCTCCAGATTATGGACAAATTCCCCAAAAAAAAGGTAAAGTTGCTTACTTTCCCTATCAAGAAGGAAAGGATAGTAAGGGCAGATCAGCAGAATTTAATATCGCTATTTTGTCAAAATATAAATGGTTATTGGGCAGTGAAGAACAAATTAAACATAAGAATAAAATTATTAATATTGACGAATTAAGAGCAAATCTCGAACAAGAGGGAATACAAACTATTATGGAAAACCCAACTGAAATAATTTCAGTGGGAACAGCAGCTTGCGAAGGGACACCACAAATTGATGAACGTAAGGCTTTTGAACGTGCAAAGCAAACTCAAGTTCTAGCCAAAAAACTATTTTTTCATGTATCTAGTGTAAAAAGTTATCGACTTTTAAATCTTGGCCAATTTCATCGTCAAGATTGTCAATCAAAACGTGATTTAACTGCATATCAAAGAAGTATTATTATTATTGGCGTGCGCAAAGAATCAGAGGGTGTAGTCTTAGATGAAGCACTAAGAAATAGGCTCAAGAAAAAACCCTTTGCCGATTTTAAATTAAAGGATTATTCGTTAGGTTCTGCTGAGAAATTTAAAACCATACCCAGTAATTTTTAATCTCCCTTTCTCCTTCTCCAAGTCTTCCCTATCTGCGCTCTTGCGCATTCGCCGTCAGGCGTTGCGTTAGCTAGCGACTTCTGTAGACGGGCTTTGCCCGGCTTCCCGTCGGGTAAGTAGCCCCTACGCGTCTACTGCCATCTGCCCTCAGCATAGCTGCCTTCTACTTATTTGCTTGGGGTTGTTTAAACGCATAGATATCTTTGATCACTCGTACCCAACCATCAGATACAGATTCGAGGATGCGATCGCCTTTTTCTGTTGTTGCAGTCGTAGGATCGCCGACAACTCCGCTTTTACTTAAATCGCGTGTTGCCCAAGCAAAGCTCAATTTACCTTCTATACTCAACAAGCTATCTTCTGGTTGCTGTGGAGGATACTCAGCCACAGCTTTTTCCATCTTGACTTGGTTTGGCAAAATCGACAGCATGATGCTAGTTTCGGCATCTCCGGCATGAATACCCAATTGTTTTTCTTGAGGTGAGAGCAATTCCCAAGTAATATGTGGAACTCGCCAAGTAAAGAGCGGAAATACCAAAAAGTCACTGTAGGTGATGTGCAAATCTCTGGCAGCAATTTCCATTACCTGGGGTTGCCCTCCGTGGGAGTTCATTAACACCAGCTTTCTAAATCCAGATCGGTAAACACTTTCTCCTATTTCCACAATTGTTGCCAATAAAGTCTCAGCACTCAGGGTTATCGTACCGGGAAAGTGCCAATGTTCGTTAGATTTGCCGTAATAAAGAGTTGGTAAAGCATAGGCAGGAATTCTTGCATCAAGTTTTTCTAAAGCTTTTCCCAGTACAGCCACACCAATGGCAGCATCCACAATCAAAGGCAAATGAGGGCCATGTTGCTCTATTGCTCCTACTGGTTGAATTAATACCACATTTTCCTTGTCTGGCATCGCCTGAATATCAGCCCAACTCAAGTAGGGGAAAAAGCGTTCTGGAGGAATAAAGCTGTGCATATTCAGAAACAATTAAAAATTACGTCTAATCTAAATTAGCCAAACTCACCTTAAGCCGTATCAAATAATAAATTTGCAACATCCAAATTTTATGGCGATCATGACTACCGATGTACAGAGGTAAATTATCCGTGTGCATCTGTGGCCGATTTCTAAAAGACGTAAACTATACATAATTATTAATTAAATATTGCTGATTTTGTCTAAACCAGAAAAATAACCTAAACTTACTAAAAATTCAGCCTCATGGCTTTGTCAAAGCATGGAATGGAGTCTTGAATGCAGATTTACAAAATCGCTTTCGCTGTGTCGTTATCCGCAGCTCACTATAAAGATACCTGTACACCCACTTCAAAGGCAAAAAAATAATCTTTAATTATAGATTAACTTAAGGTTAATATCAGGTTATGCTAAATTTGAAGATTTACTTGTACTAATGTTTGAAGAGGGCGATTGCACACCCCAGAGAACGTTCAAATCGGAGCTAAGGTATTGATATTACGTCCCGCGTATGTCGCTGGAAAAGTTGGAGTAGTCTGTGGGCGAGAAGTACTCTCAGATAATCAACCAAGCGATCGCTGGCTGATCCAAGTTAATTCCGAAAATATTGTGGTGTCGCTTACCCCAAATGATTTCCAGGTAATATCTCAGTGGGAAAAGGATCTTTAGGATTTTTCTATCGACTGTGTTCAAATTCCCAGATTTTTTTTGCTTAGTTTTAAATCTCTCCAAAGAGTTTTCATCTGAGTATAAGCTTCTTCAGGCGAGAGTTTTCCTGAAGTTGCAAAATTAGTAATATAGCCGACTTGATGAGCGAATTCTTGGAGTTTGGCATTAAAAGCCAGGTTTTCAGGTTGAGCTTTACCGTAGTAGCGACTGCGAGGATAGAAAAAGCTGTGTTTATCTTCCTGATTGCACTGTGACATTGATTTACCGCTTCATGCTTGTGTTTGATTATTTAATACGTTTAACCTCGCAATTATACAAGTCATATTTTTTACAAATAAATATTCTCTACATCAAAAATACCTGGAATTAAATGTAGAGACGTGCCATGGCACGTCTCTACATGATTTAGATGTATTGTGATTAACATGAAATTTTATTACATCATCTATTTTAAGGACGAGGCTATAGGTGGATAGAATCTTATGTTTGCCAGTCTTATGAAAGATGGATTTAATCTTAATAAAACTTAATACATAGAAGGGTAGAGTGGAAATAACAAACAATGCAATTAAAACCAATTAATCAACAGGTAGTGG from Chlorogloeopsis sp. ULAP01 includes:
- a CDS encoding PspA/IM30 family protein encodes the protein MGLIDRIGRAIRANINSLIGATEDPEKVLEQAVIEMQDNLVQLRQAVAAAIASQKRTERQAAQAQSAAEEWYRRAQIALQQGNEPLAREALTKRQAYQKTATDLLNQIEEQSSVVARLKKDMRELELKITELRTRKDIYIARARSAEASVRLREMLDGVSGTSSLSAFERMEDKVLQLEAQKDAIAVTGTDELEKKFAVLESSVDNDLAQMKAQLPSSKENTQS
- a CDS encoding creatininase family protein, which produces MHSFIPPERFFPYLSWADIQAMPDKENVVLIQPVGAIEQHGPHLPLIVDAAIGVAVLGKALEKLDARIPAYALPTLYYGKSNEHWHFPGTITLSAETLLATIVEIGESVYRSGFRKLVLMNSHGGQPQVMEIAARDLHITYSDFLVFPLFTWRVPHITWELLSPQEKQLGIHAGDAETSIMLSILPNQVKMEKAVAEYPPQQPEDSLLSIEGKLSFAWATRDLSKSGVVGDPTTATTEKGDRILESVSDGWVRVIKDIYAFKQPQANK
- a CDS encoding LL-diaminopimelate aminotransferase, which gives rise to MLFAQRLQFLQSNVFADMDRAKAKALAAGRQLIDLSLGSSDLPAEAHAIEAIAQSLYDPSTHGYLLFHGTQAFRHAAALWYEQRFGIPINPETEVIPLIGSQEGTAHLPLAVLNPGDFALLLDPGYPSHAGGVYLASGQIYPMPLRAENGFLPVFADIPTPVLAQSRMMVLSYPHNPTSAIAPLSFFQEAVAFCQQHHLVLVHDFPYVDLVFEDTKEDAESSLNTSPRLRVPASPRPSSLAPSILQADPEKSVSIEFFTLSKSYNMGGFRIGFAIGNAELIRALRQVKAAVDFNQYRGILNGAIAALTGNQDGVKKTVATFRQRRDAFVNALHNIGWQVPTPKATMYVWAKLPEPWSQNSIGFCTQLVENTGVAVSPGAGFGKFGEGYVRFALVHEPDILETAVRRIAEFL
- a CDS encoding thioredoxin family protein; this translates as MNKGVKAITDAEFENEVMQASSPVLVYFWASWCGPCRLMSPLINLAADTYSDRLKVVKMEVDPNPATVKQYQVEGVPALRLIQGEQLLASTEGVITKDKLLDLLDTHLN
- a CDS encoding serine/threonine protein kinase, translating into MSFRQNPNCPQPNHPDHDKNSCQSSGSPLELTENGNAENLAPSSNIKSPQQMPRKKVPLSALVTALLVSLGLISVGALAARSPQFTSYPPDYGQIPQKKGKVAYFPYQEGKDSKGRSAEFNIAILSKYKWLLGSEEQIKHKNKIINIDELRANLEQEGIQTIMENPTEIISVGTAACEGTPQIDERKAFERAKQTQVLAKKLFFHVSSVKSYRLLNLGQFHRQDCQSKRDLTAYQRSIIIIGVRKESEGVVLDEALRNRLKKKPFADFKLKDYSLGSAEKFKTIPSNF
- a CDS encoding alpha/beta hydrolase, translating into MPVRQTLSKPDIQLSYLEWNQGQEPLLLLHGLADHALVWSSLGDYLAAEYHIVAPDMRGHGESSKPEQDYSFESAIADLEALMDRLGWASTHVVAHSWSGKLACIWARQYPQRLRSMVLVDPIFIWKMPGFLKATFPLLYRVLPFLKAMGPFHNYEAAQQQARQLNQYQGWSSLQQQVFQAGIEQKSDGSWGSKFTIAVRDGIFDEVMRVPGLTVPIQIPTLLVQPQKGVNRQDWQLKPYKTYLRNLQLCQVPGNHWPFLTQPEAFNQTVESFLKKNR
- a CDS encoding PspA/IM30 family protein, which codes for MGLFDRIKRVVSANLNDMVSKAEDPEKMLEQAILEMQEDLVQLRQGVAQAIAAQKRTEKQYNDAQNEINKWQRNAQLALQKGDENLARQALERKKTFTESGTALKASLEQQSVQVESLKRNLIQLESKISEAKTKKEMLKARITAAKAQEQLQGMVRGMNTSSAMAAFERMEEKVMIQEARAQSSAELAGADLEQQFARLEASSDIDDELAALKAQISLPGATPNQQQLPPETSAPKSNQQSEVVDAELDSLRKQLDQM